In Candidatus Roseilinea sp., one DNA window encodes the following:
- a CDS encoding citrate lyase, whose amino-acid sequence MLPLRRSLLFMPGDSTRKIEKAAQLDADSVVMDLEDAVAPANKALARQTTCAALQTMDFGRRERLVRLNAWQTPFFADDVAETIAGRPDGYVIPKVNSAADLAAARDFIAAQARRHGIEAGTIALLAIIETAKGVLNLREIAQLGPPLQALIFGADDLAADIGAVRTPSSIEVLYARSAVVIAAAANGLQAIDIVFFDLNDLAGLEEECRFGRQLGYTGKMVIHPRQLEVVNRTFAPSPEEIARAQRIVQAARDQAAAGLGAFALDGRMVDGPIIKQAENVLARARAAGLL is encoded by the coding sequence ATGCTCCCGTTGCGTCGTTCGCTCCTGTTCATGCCCGGCGATAGCACGCGCAAGATCGAGAAGGCTGCGCAGCTCGATGCCGATAGCGTCGTGATGGATCTGGAAGACGCAGTCGCGCCGGCCAATAAAGCGCTGGCTCGCCAAACGACGTGCGCGGCGCTCCAGACCATGGACTTTGGCCGGCGCGAGCGACTGGTGCGCCTGAACGCCTGGCAGACGCCGTTCTTCGCCGATGACGTGGCCGAGACCATCGCCGGCCGGCCCGATGGCTACGTCATCCCCAAGGTGAACAGCGCCGCAGACCTGGCCGCTGCGCGCGACTTCATCGCTGCCCAGGCGCGCCGGCACGGGATCGAAGCCGGCACGATCGCGCTGCTGGCCATCATCGAGACTGCCAAAGGCGTGCTGAACCTGCGCGAGATCGCCCAACTCGGCCCGCCGCTGCAAGCGCTGATCTTCGGCGCGGACGACTTGGCTGCCGACATCGGCGCCGTGCGCACGCCCTCGAGCATCGAGGTGCTCTACGCGCGCAGCGCCGTGGTGATCGCCGCCGCTGCCAACGGGCTACAAGCGATTGACATCGTGTTCTTCGACCTGAACGATCTGGCCGGCCTGGAGGAAGAGTGCCGCTTCGGGAGGCAGCTCGGCTACACCGGCAAGATGGTGATTCACCCCAGGCAGTTGGAGGTGGTCAACCGCACCTTCGCGCCGTCGCCGGAAGAGATCGCCCGCGCACAGCGCATCGTGCAGGCCGCCCGCGACCAGGCTGCCGCCGGACTCGGCGCGTTCGCGCTGGATGGGCGCATGGTGGACGGGCCGATCATCAAGCAGGCTGAAAACGTGCTGGCCCGCGCGCGCGCAGCGGGATTACTCTAG
- a CDS encoding MaoC family dehydratase, which yields MAGKYYEELEAGMRIEHALGRTVTEADNVLFCALTMNAQPLHLDEHFAAQTQFGARIVNGLFTLGLAVGLTVADLTAGTIIANLGYDNVRHPRPMFHGDTLYMTSEVLSKRDSQSNPDAGVVRLRHVGRNQRGEIVIEFERTALFRKRGKA from the coding sequence ATGGCCGGCAAATACTACGAAGAGCTGGAAGCCGGCATGCGCATCGAGCATGCGCTCGGCCGGACGGTCACCGAAGCGGATAACGTGTTGTTCTGCGCGCTGACGATGAACGCGCAGCCGCTGCACTTGGACGAGCACTTCGCTGCACAGACCCAGTTCGGCGCACGCATCGTCAACGGTCTGTTCACGCTCGGCCTGGCTGTGGGGCTGACGGTGGCCGACCTGACCGCGGGCACGATCATCGCCAATCTGGGCTACGACAATGTTCGGCATCCCAGGCCGATGTTCCACGGCGACACGCTCTACATGACCAGTGAGGTGCTCAGCAAGCGCGACTCGCAGTCGAACCCCGACGCCGGTGTGGTGCGCCTGCGACATGTCGGCCGCAACCAGCGCGGCGAAATTGTGATCGAGTTCGAGCGCACGGCGTTGTTCAGGAAGCGGGGCAAAGCGTAA